CCTCTCCGGGTCGCCTCGAGGCCCAGATTCCCCAGCGCTCGGCTCGCATGGCAGCCGCCTGGGCGCCCGGCCACGCAACCCGCTAGGGGCGGCCCCGCGCCCGGGTCTGGTCTGGCCCTTCGGCGGAGTCCGTCGGATCCCGCCTCGCTCTGCGCCCCGAGGCGCGCAGTCTCCCAGCCCGAGGTGAGGACCGCGGGACGAGCCGGGCTGAGGGCGCGCTGGGTATCCGAGGCCCCGCGCCGCGGCGGAGACTGGAGGGGGACGCGGGGAGTCAGAGGCGGGAGCAGAGACTGCGCGCCGCCGGGTCCCCGTGTCACCTCTCGGCGGTACCCCAGTACCGCTCCGTCCCGATTGCGTTCCCAGCCCCGGCCCTTCCCGCGTCCTGCTTCTCTCGCGCTGTCCATCCTTCACCTCCTTCCCACGTAGCCGGCTCCGCGTTTCTGTCTCCAATCCCCTCGCCTGCTCACACCTTCCTCGCCCCCGCCCTTTCGCTGCACTACTCCCCCCACCCTTTTTCTCCCGTCTGGACGCCCCTCTCCCCCTTGGCTCCTGTCACTCGGAACCAAACCGAAATCCTTGCCGCTGTCTCCACGTCCGGCCGTCTCTCAACCCATGCCATCCCACAGGTGTCCGCACGTCCGGCGATCCATCCGTCTGTCCGTCCCGGGGCCGGCGCTGACCATGCCCAGCGGCTGCCGCTGCCTACATCTCGTTTGCCTGTTGTGCATCCTGGGGGCACCCGTAAAGCCTGCCAGAGGTGAGCGCTCCCCCTGGGGATGTGGTCGCGGCCCTGTCCGGCCGTCCCTCGCTCGCACGTTGACCTCTGCCGGCCAGAGATGGCACTGCAAGCCGCTCCGACCGCGGGCTTGGCAACACCCAGGACTTACTTCCCTTTGGAATGCGATTAGTCTCTATTCTACCTTGCCCCAGAGCTGGGCCCCTCCAGTTACCAGGACCCTGCGTCCTTTCCCTGGCCCGGCATCTCAGGCAGCCGAACCCTGACCCCCGGGCTCACCCCTCCCACATCAATCTCTTGCAGGCAATGACTGCAGCTCCCTCTGTGACCTGGCTCACGGCTGCTGCGCGCCTGACGGCTCTTGCAGGTACCTCTCCTTGGAGCACGGTGGTCCCAAATCTTTTGCTCCCCATTTCCTAGGCCTCCATATTCACAATCGAGTCAAGCCCCAAGCTTGACCCAGAACGTCTAAGGCCCTCCCCATCCCTTCAAAGCTGTGGCACACAGGGCATATGGGCAGCCGGGCACCGTGCCCAacccttccctcttcctctttgCCTTGCCTCTCCTTTGCGTCTTCTAACTACGGCTCCCCACTTTACTCTCCCAAGTCTGATCCAGGAACTCTAAAACTTTCCTCTTCAAGATACCAGGAGAAAGATCTGAAGCTTAAGGGAGAGTGGAGAGTGGGAGCCATGAGGCAAAAAGGAGGAGATAAAGATAAGACAGACGGAGAATTGGCTCAGCCTGGAAAAGAAAGGCTTTGCCAGGGTTGCTGGGGAGATGGACTTGTTCAAGGGGGTCTTTCTTTGATGAATTTAAGTAACTGACACACTGGGGTAGGGGTCGGGTAAATCCCGCAGCAGGAGGAAAGTGTGTCTGGATGTAAAAACATGAGCTGACAGGCAAGCtgctggaggggctgggggtgttGGGGACTCTCTGAAGCAGGCCTTGCCCTGGAATCAGCGTAGGAAGATGGTCCTGGTGACTTTTCAAGGTCACtcttctttcaaaaatgtttctaaGCACCTCAGATATACCAGAAACGGTGCTAGGGGCACTTAACAGACATCATcttaatgtcttttcttttttaaaatgattatttttgttgttggctgtgcagggtcttcaggctgcacatggactttctctagttgcctcaagtaggggctactcttcatcacagtcctcaggcttctcattgaggtgtcttctcttgctggggagcacgggctctagggtgcgtgggctcagtttgcggcatatgggcttagttgctcctcatcctgtgggatcttcctgggccagggattgaacctgtgtccccttcattggcaggtggattaaccaatggaccaccagggaagtccctcatcttcatttcttcctcaaCCCACCCCTGCCAGGTGTCACCCCaggttacagatgagaaaactgaggcttggaaaggaTAGACAGACTGCACAACCAGAACGGCAACGCTGGTGCCTGGTGGCGTGGTGACCCGGCACAGCTCTCTATCCACCCAGGATAGGCCTGCTTTCCCTTAGGGGCTGTCCTGTTTGTCTCCTGTTTCCTGGAAACTCTGAGCTTGCCTCCTCCCTGTCTTCACCTCCTTCCACCCAGAGCCCTGACCCTGTGCTTCCCCCCGTCAGGTGTGACCCAGGCTGGGAGGGGCTGCACTGTGAGCGCTGTGTGAGAATGCCTGGCTGCCAGCACGGTACCTGCCACCAGCCCTGGCAGTGCATCTGTCACACTGGCTGGGCAGGCAAGTTCTGTGACAAAGGTAGGGGAGTAGAGAGGGCAGCTGTTGGACTGGGGGCCCCACGTGTCTTGGGAGGAACATCCATccttatttattgagtgcctcttGTGTCTGGCTCAAACCCTCAAATATGTAGTATTTTATATACAGTCCcaggaaatctccaggccagaatactggagtgggtagcctttcccttctccacaggatcttcccaacccaggaatcgaacccgggtctcccacactgcaggcggattctttaccagctgagccacaagggaagcctgtagtATTTTATAGTTGTAGACTTTATACCTATCTGTTATCTGAACTGGTTCTCAACACAACCCTCTGTGGTAGGTAAGACACCTGCAGGAAACTGTTCTCATAtcacagatgaggcaactgagatCCACAAATGAAATACAACTCACCCAAAGGCAAGTTGAAACACTGACAGGGCTAGGACCAGGCGCCTCCTGACTCCAAATGCAGTGTTGTTTTCCGCCCAGGTTGGGACTGTGTATGAGCCACCCCCACAGAGctctgggtggggcctgggcagGTCTGGGTGCCACGTGCGAGGGGCTGTCCCAGAGCCCTCCCGGTCTCCTCTGCAGATGAACACATCTGTACCACGCAGTCCCCCTGCCGGAACGGAGGCCAGTGCGTGTATGACGGGGGCGGTGATTACCATTGTgtgtgcccaccaggcttccacgGGCGTGATTGTGAGCGCAAGGCTGGACCCTGTGAGCAGGCAGGGTGAGTGCTGGCCCCCTGGTTAGGTGAGAATCTGGCGACAGAGGAGAAAGGACTGTGGAGGGGGGTGGCGGGGCAGTGTTAGGGCTGAGGGTCTAAAGTCCCACATGGGGACACTCGAGGATAAAACCCCAGTCTGCCAGAGTATCCCAAGGGCTTCTCAGCTTTTTTGACACCATCTGAACCATTTCTCCAACGACAAAAATTGACAGGCTGGAGGTGTAACACATCACTGCGTgacttccctggttggggaggctGTGGGCCTAGGACCCCCCTCATCCTCCCAGGAAAGCTGGCGTGCAGCCCCTGAAGTTGTCCCACACGGCAGACTAGGCCTCATGGTGAATGAGGAGACAGCCTGTGGGGCTGGATTTGTCCTCATTCCCGCCTCGGGTCTAAGGGTCTAAGAGGACACAAACAGTACACTCGCCTTGGTCTTGACTCTGGGTCAGGCCCTCTGCTACCTGCTTGACCTCgatcatctcatttaaccctcacaacctgggaagccaggtACTGCTCTGACCCCATTTTTAAAGGAGGcatttgaggctcagagagagtggCTCGAGGGGACAGAGCTAGAGAGGGGTGGTGGGAGCAGGGATCCGGATGTCGACCTGGTCTACCCTGCAGGTGGCAGTTGATAAAacaccctccctgcctcccccaccagcTCCCCGTGCCGGAACGGTGGGCAGTGCCAGGACGACCAGGGCTTTGCCCTCAACTTCACCTGCCGCTGCCTGGCAGGCTTCATGGGTGCCCGCTGCGAGGTGAATGTGGATGACTGTCTGATGCGGCCCTGTGCTAACGGCGCGACGTGCCTGGACGGCATCAACCGCTTCTCCTGCCTCTGCCCCGAGGGCTTCACCGGGCGCTTCTGCACCATCAACCTGGATGACTGTGCCAGCCGCCCCTGCCACAGAGGGGCCCGCTGTCGGGACCGGGTCCACGACTTTGACTGTCTCTGCCCCAGCGGCTATGGTGGCAAGACTTGTGAGCTAGTCTTACCGGTCCCGGGTCCTGCCGCCACAGCGGACAGCCCCCCAGGGCCCACCTTGGCTGTGCTTGTACCCGCCACGGGGCCCATCCCTCACAGCGCGGGCGCCGGGCTGCTGCGCATCTCCGTGAAGGAGGTGGTGCGGCGACAGGAGGCCGGGCTGGGCGAGCCCAGCCTGGTGGCCGTGGTGGTGTTTGGGGCCGTCACTGCCGCCCTGGTCCTGTCCACGGTGTTGCTGACCCTGAGGGCCTGGCGCCGGGGCTTCTGTCCCCCTGGACCCTGCTGCTACCCTGCCCCACACTACGCCCCAGCACGCCAGGACCAGGAGTGTCAGGTTAGCATGCTGCCCGCGGGGCTCCCTCTGCCGCCTGACCTGCCCCCCGAGCCTGGGAAGACCACCGCTCTGTGACAGAAGTGGGAGCTTTCTGGGCCCCTCCTTCACCTCCTAGGGCGCTTGGACTGGAGTGGCCCTTTCTCGCCACTCCTCAGCTAGGGTACACACACTGAGGGACCTCAGCCTCATGccacaaatattatttttttaatacacagaATGTAAAAATGggaattttatcaaataaaacAATGGACGTGTATGTGGGCTCCTTTGCCAGAAAAAGTCTGCCTGGAGTCCCAGATGCCAGAGCGCCAGAGCAGAGGCCTGCCTCTGGGGAAGCCATGGGACTCTGCCTGCACAAGGAGTGGCTTGTGAAGAGGAGCCCAGGGCGCCCTTTCCTCTctgtggaggagggggagaggtaGAGACATGGAGGAGTGTAAACCATCGGCAGTGGGGGCCGGGCCCTCACGGGGAGGAGCGCACTCCCCGCGGGCTGCTCTGCAACAGCTGCTGGAACAGCGAGTGGGGCTGAGTGCACAGGGCGGCA
This genomic window from Bos mutus isolate GX-2022 chromosome 23, NWIPB_WYAK_1.1, whole genome shotgun sequence contains:
- the DLK2 gene encoding protein delta homolog 2, yielding MPSGCRCLHLVCLLCILGAPVKPARGNDCSSLCDLAHGCCAPDGSCRCDPGWEGLHCERCVRMPGCQHGTCHQPWQCICHTGWAGKFCDKDEHICTTQSPCRNGGQCVYDGGGDYHCVCPPGFHGRDCERKAGPCEQAGSPCRNGGQCQDDQGFALNFTCRCLAGFMGARCEVNVDDCLMRPCANGATCLDGINRFSCLCPEGFTGRFCTINLDDCASRPCHRGARCRDRVHDFDCLCPSGYGGKTCELVLPVPGPAATADSPPGPTLAVLVPATGPIPHSAGAGLLRISVKEVVRRQEAGLGEPSLVAVVVFGAVTAALVLSTVLLTLRAWRRGFCPPGPCCYPAPHYAPARQDQECQVSMLPAGLPLPPDLPPEPGKTTAL